One stretch of Salvelinus namaycush isolate Seneca unplaced genomic scaffold, SaNama_1.0 Scaffold88, whole genome shotgun sequence DNA includes these proteins:
- the LOC120043224 gene encoding zinc finger protein 107-like isoform X2, with product MDEESVDQAASLSPLPYNAGADCNHGDQSSLLSQQKMVLENHDYLHHCETLASKVSAEERGVWCESDVSVVQQNNLYNTTSSTKKSFPCSVCGRLFTTKQSRDRHMKTHTGEKPFHCTVCGKSFSQQSSFRIHQRSHTGEKPYRCLAPDCGKSFYQSGALLRHGRGHAEGSTRLRAAGDVLPHQQELLVQQDDTSNKNSKLQAVVDVLPEQQEVRLAQGDSPAPPPSSVASLPVRHRQNHNNTCHSNTCQKCGEQFPTFYKLRVHLTTHRGEKPFSCPDCGQRFSARGYMESHQRVHIKERPHPCPDCGKRFLSLGDLKRHQQSFSEERPYSCSECRKSFTQPGFLRAHQRTHTGVKGYRCPYCHKDFFTASSLRRHRKQVHAEETVTLPPSGGLQLSHAGESLGQAEAGVPGLKVIVKEEEDPAFGNSSNNHHSETTEESLPAAVEHKQQHHKQHHSCHRRAHPCPVCGKEFPIAYKLQVHMRIHTGEKPYSCSVCGKSFAQKGSLTLHQIVHTGEKPYSCPDCGNTFSQMISLKRHQLLHTGERPYRCSECGRSYTQQRNLRAHQLKHTAERLHRCSVCGKSFFTPSGLRDHQRSHTGEKPFLCSVCGKSFSRPGLLREHQQTHTGDGGQVERNRSKDPGDRSSPKPKESLGKILGLKKGTEAREEDEELGGLINSDGEEIGHDSLSRKSPVPVFVSGEIPSTSAEPEQHQQIQEKRCRTKKPHLCSVCGKEFPKPSKLVAHLRTHSGEKPFRCSVCGRGFSTGGITLQRHLLTHTGEKPYHCSVCGKRFIQRGNLLKHQKVHTGEKPYSCSVCGRSFPRFERLKDHQRTHTGEKPQSCDVCGMRFSYASSLKVHRRMHTGERPYQCSVCGESFNSTANLRKHRQSHTGDNGSATMKRGRLLRSSHTGEGSAAVTGGFQTAGGDAQGTVVKDKRSLGPDQGHGEGCCQTSTLYIHSKEEEEEEEVGGLINSEGEEVNWDYLTLQGPKSVSEKFENQVEDEEDGDDVEEEKIGGLINSDGEEIGWDRHRIRQSVRRPSDSEESPSASGEPEQHQENHNNTKTKSHHCFRCGKDFANISNLRRHQKRHSEESSEHRSDSEASKSHCCPECGRDCKKLSALHKHMKIHTGEKPYPCSVCGKQFRERTALRDHQKVHTREKPYPCPDCGKRFAHSGAMKRHLLTHTGEKPYSCSVCGRSYTQIGRLREHERTHSEEKHDCSICWRSFSKATALVAHFRTHTGERPYSCEECGKSYVRTQNLRAHQRKSHNSSVPNPGTGTGQDLAAGVKSEEDSVSISDEEEKELMLAGWRKTTTSLTH from the exons GAGTCTGTCGACCAAGCGGCCAGCCTGTCTCCTCTTCCCTACAATGCTGGAGCTGACTGTAACCATGGTGACCAGAGCTCACTGTTGAGCCAGCAGAAAATGGTGTTGGAAAACCACGATTATCTCCATCACTGTGAAACACTGGCCTCAAAGGTTTCAGCggaagagagaggagtgtggtgtGAGTCTGATGTCTCTGTAGTACAACAGAACAACCTCTACAACACAACATCATCCACTAAGAAGTCCTTCCCCTGCTCTGTGTGTGGACGACTCTTCACTACAAAACAGTCCCGGGACCGACACATGAAGACCCACACGGGAGAGAAGCCGTTCCACTGCACCGTGTGTGGGAAGAGCTTCTCTCAGCAGTCCTCCTTTAGGATACACCAGAGGAGCCACACGGGGGAGAAGCCCTACCGCTGCCTTGCacctgactgtgggaagagcttctACCAATCAGGAGCCTTGTTGAGACACGGAAGGGGTCACGCTGAGGGGTCGACTAGACTAAGAGCTGCTGGAGATGTGCTGCCACACCAACAGGAGCTGCTTGTCCAACAGGACGATACCAGTAACAAG AATTCTAAACTTCAGGCTGTAGTGGATGTGCTGCCAGAACAACAGGAGGTCCGTCTGGCTCAAG GAGACagtcctgctcctcctcccagCTCCGTCGCCTCTCTACCTGTCCGACACCGGCAGAACCACAACAACACTTGCCACAGCAACACCTGTCAGAAGTGCGGAGAGCAGTTCCCTACCTTCTACAAGCTGCGTGTCCACCTGACCACCCACAGGGGAGAGAAGCCCTTCTCCTGTCCAGACTGTGGTCAACGCTTCTCAGCCCGGGGGTACATGGAGTCACACCAGAGG GTACACATCAAGGAGAGACCACACCCCTGCCCCGACTGTGGTAAAAGGTTCCTCTCCCTGGGAGACCTGAAGAGACACCAGCAGAGCTTCTCCGAGGAGAGACCGTACAGCTGCTCCGAGTGCAGGAAGAGTTTCACCCAGCCGGGGTTCCTAAGGGCACACCAGAGGACACACACCGGGGTAAAAGGTTACCGCTGCCCCTACTGTCACAAGGACTTCTTCACTGCCTCCAGTCTGAGGAGACACAGGAAGCAGGTGCATGCGGAAGAGACCGTCACGCTGCCCCCTAGTGGTGGACTCCAGCTGTCACATGCTGGAGAGAGCCTGGGTCAAGCTGAAGCTGGTGTACCAGGACTGAAGGTCatagtgaaggaggaggaggatccTGCTTTTG GAAACAGTTCCAACAACCACCACTCTGAGACTACTGAGGAGAGTCTCCCTGCAGCCGTAGAGCATAAACAGCAACACCATAAACAGCATCACAGCTGTCACAGAAGAGCCCACCCCTGCCCTGTGTGTGGAAAGGAGTTTCCCATTGCATACAAGCTACAAGTCCATATGAGAatccacactggagagaagccttactcctgctctgtgtGTGGGAAGAGCTTCGCCCAGAAGGGGAGCCTGACGCTCCACCAGATCGttcacaccggagagaaaccttacTCCTGCCCCGACTGCGGGAACACCTTCTCCCAGATGatcag CCTGAAGAGACACCAACTGCTGCACACGGGAGAGAGACCGTACCGCTGCTCCGAGTGTGGGAGAAGCTACACCCAGCAGAGAAACCTGAG GGCCCACCAGCTGAAGCACACAGCAGAGAGACTTCACCGCTGCTCTGTGTGTGGGAAGAGCTTCTTCACACCCTCAGGACTCAGGGATCACCAGAG gtctcacacaggagagaaaccattcctctgctctgtgtgtgggaAGAGCTTCTCACGGCCTGGTCTCCTGAGAGAACACCAGCAGACTCACACAGGAGATGGTGGACAGGTGGAGCGAAACCGCAGCAAG GACCCTGGTGACCGATCGAGCCCCAAACCCAAAGAGTCCCTTGGTAAAATTCTGGGACTGAAAAAGGGGACGGAGGCGAGAGAAGAGGATGAGGAACTTGGTGGTTTGATTAATTCCGACGGAGAGGAAATTGGTCACGATTCTCTTTCTA GAAAAAGCCCTGTCCCAGTCTTTGTTAGCGGTGAGATTCCCTCGACATCAGCAGAACCTGAACAACACCAACAAATCCAGGAGAAACGATGCAGAACCAAGAAGCCTCACCTCTGCTCGGTGTGTGGAAAGGAGTTCCCTAAACCATCGAAGCTAGTTGCACATCTCCGCACACACAGTGGAGAGAAACCCTTCCGCTGCTCCGTGTGCGGTAGAGGTTTCTCCACAGGGGGTATCACCCTACAGAGACACCTtctgacacacacaggggagaaaccttaccactgctctgtCTGTGGGAAGAGGTTCATCCAGCGAGGGAATCTGTTAAAACACCAGAAGgtacacaccggagagaaaccttacTCCTGCTCCGTGTGTGGACGGAGTTTCCCTCGATTTGAGCGTCTGAAGGACCACCAGCGgacacatacaggagagaaacctcaatCTTGCGATGTCTGTGGGATGAGGTTCTCCTACGCGTCCTCCCTCAAG GTCCATCGAAGAATGCACACCGGGGAGAGACCTTACCAGTGCTCTGTCTGTGGGGAGAGCTTCAACTCAACAGCAAACCTGAGGAAACACAGACAGTCCCACACTGGAGATAATGGGTCTGCTACCATGAAGAGGGGTCGGCTCCTGAGGTCGTCCCACACTGGAGAGGGGTCTGCTGCTGTTACTGGAGGATTTCAGACTGCTGGAGGTGACGCTCAG GGAACCGTCGTCAAAGATAAACGCTCTCTTGGTCCTGACCAAGGCCACGGTGAAGGCTGCTGTCAAACATCTACCTTATATATCCATagtaaagaagaggaggaggaggaggaagtgggtGGTTTGATCAATTCCGAAGGAGAAGAAGTTAATTGGGATTACCTCA CATTGCAGGGCCCGAAGTCAGTTTCTGAAAAGTTTGAGAACCAAGTTGAAGATGAAGAAGATGGTGATGATGTGGAAGAAGAGAAAATTGGTGGTCTGATCAATTCAGACGGAGAAGAAATTGGTTGGGATCGTCATCGTATCA GACAGAGTGTCAGGCGTCCTTCTGACAGCGAGGAGAGTCCCTCCGCATCAGGAGAACCTGAACAACACCaggagaatcacaacaacaccaaGACCAAGTCTCACCACTGCTTTAGATGTGGGAAAGACTTTGCCAACATCTCTAACCTACGGCGACACCAGAAGAGACACTCAG AAGAGAGTTCCGAACACAGATCCGACAGCGAAGCCAGCAAGTCCCACTGCTGCCCAGAATGTGGAAGAGACTGTAAGAAGCTATCAGCTCTACATAAACACATGaagatccacacaggagagaagccgtaccCTTGCTCCGTGTGTGGGAAACAGTTCCGTGAAAGAACAGCCCTCCGAGACCACCAGAAAGTGCACACGAGAGAAAAACCTTACCCTTGCCCCGACTGTGGGAAAAGGTTTGCTCACTCAGGAGCTATGAAGAGACACCTGCTGACGCACACCGGAGAAaaaccttactcctgctctgtgtGTGGGAGGAGCTACACCCAGATAGGGCGACTGAGAGAACACGAGCGAACACACAG cgAGGAGAAACACGACTGTTCCATCTGTTGGAGGAGCTTCTCCAAAGCTACGGCCCTCGTCGCTCACTTCAG GACCcacactggagagagaccctACAGCTGTGAGGAGTGTGGGAAGAGCTACGTACGAACCCAGAACCTCCGAGCCCATCAGAGGAAAAGTCACAACAGCTCAGTACCAAACCCTGGGACTGGGACAGGGCAAGACCTGGCTGCAGGGGTGAAGAGTGAAGAGGATTCTGTTAGTATCAGTGATGAAGAGGAGAAGGAGTTGATGCTGGCAGGGTGGAGGAAAACGACGACTAGCCTTACACATTAG
- the LOC120043224 gene encoding zinc finger protein Xfin-like isoform X1 — protein MDEESVDQAASLSPLPYNAGADCNHGDQSSLLSQQKMVLENHDYLHHCETLASKVSAEERGVWCESDVSVVQQNNLYNTTSSTKKSFPCSVCGRLFTTKQSRDRHMKTHTGEKPFHCTVCGKSFSQQSSFRIHQRSHTGEKPYRCLAPDCGKSFYQSGALLRHGRGHAEGSTRLRAAGDVLPHQQELLVQQDDTSNKNSKLQAVVDVLPEQQEVRLAQGDSPAPPPSSVASLPVRHRQNHNNTCHSNTCQKCGEQFPTFYKLRVHLTTHRGEKPFSCPDCGQRFSARGYMESHQRVHIKERPHPCPDCGKRFLSLGDLKRHQQSFSEERPYSCSECRKSFTQPGFLRAHQRTHTGVKGYRCPYCHKDFFTASSLRRHRKQVHAEETVTLPPSGGLQLSHAGESLGQAEAGVPGLKVIVKEEEDPAFGNSSNNHHSETTEESLPAAVEHKQQHHKQHHSCHRRAHPCPVCGKEFPIAYKLQVHMRIHTGEKPYSCSVCGKSFAQKGSLTLHQIVHTGEKPYSCPDCGNTFSQMISLKRHQLLHTGERPYRCSECGRSYTQQRNLRAHQLKHTAERLHRCSVCGKSFFTPSGLRDHQRSHTGEKPFLCSVCGKSFSRPGLLREHQQTHTGDGGQVERNRSKDPGDRSSPKPKESLGKILGLKKGTEAREEDEELGGLINSDGEEIGHDSLSRKSPVPVFVSGEIPSTSAEPEQHQQIQEKRCRTKKPHLCSVCGKEFPKPSKLVAHLRTHSGEKPFRCSVCGRGFSTGGITLQRHLLTHTGEKPYHCSVCGKRFIQRGNLLKHQKVHTGEKPYSCSVCGRSFPRFERLKDHQRTHTGEKPQSCDVCGMRFSYASSLKVHRRMHTGERPYQCSVCGESFNSTANLRKHRQSHTGDNGSATMKRGRLLRSSHTGEGSAAVTGGFQTAGGDAQGTVVKDKRSLGPDQGHGEGCCQTSTLYIHSKEEEEEEEVGGLINSEGEEVNWDYLSPGSTALQGPKSVSEKFENQVEDEEDGDDVEEEKIGGLINSDGEEIGWDRHRIRQSVRRPSDSEESPSASGEPEQHQENHNNTKTKSHHCFRCGKDFANISNLRRHQKRHSEESSEHRSDSEASKSHCCPECGRDCKKLSALHKHMKIHTGEKPYPCSVCGKQFRERTALRDHQKVHTREKPYPCPDCGKRFAHSGAMKRHLLTHTGEKPYSCSVCGRSYTQIGRLREHERTHSEEKHDCSICWRSFSKATALVAHFRTHTGERPYSCEECGKSYVRTQNLRAHQRKSHNSSVPNPGTGTGQDLAAGVKSEEDSVSISDEEEKELMLAGWRKTTTSLTH, from the exons GAGTCTGTCGACCAAGCGGCCAGCCTGTCTCCTCTTCCCTACAATGCTGGAGCTGACTGTAACCATGGTGACCAGAGCTCACTGTTGAGCCAGCAGAAAATGGTGTTGGAAAACCACGATTATCTCCATCACTGTGAAACACTGGCCTCAAAGGTTTCAGCggaagagagaggagtgtggtgtGAGTCTGATGTCTCTGTAGTACAACAGAACAACCTCTACAACACAACATCATCCACTAAGAAGTCCTTCCCCTGCTCTGTGTGTGGACGACTCTTCACTACAAAACAGTCCCGGGACCGACACATGAAGACCCACACGGGAGAGAAGCCGTTCCACTGCACCGTGTGTGGGAAGAGCTTCTCTCAGCAGTCCTCCTTTAGGATACACCAGAGGAGCCACACGGGGGAGAAGCCCTACCGCTGCCTTGCacctgactgtgggaagagcttctACCAATCAGGAGCCTTGTTGAGACACGGAAGGGGTCACGCTGAGGGGTCGACTAGACTAAGAGCTGCTGGAGATGTGCTGCCACACCAACAGGAGCTGCTTGTCCAACAGGACGATACCAGTAACAAG AATTCTAAACTTCAGGCTGTAGTGGATGTGCTGCCAGAACAACAGGAGGTCCGTCTGGCTCAAG GAGACagtcctgctcctcctcccagCTCCGTCGCCTCTCTACCTGTCCGACACCGGCAGAACCACAACAACACTTGCCACAGCAACACCTGTCAGAAGTGCGGAGAGCAGTTCCCTACCTTCTACAAGCTGCGTGTCCACCTGACCACCCACAGGGGAGAGAAGCCCTTCTCCTGTCCAGACTGTGGTCAACGCTTCTCAGCCCGGGGGTACATGGAGTCACACCAGAGG GTACACATCAAGGAGAGACCACACCCCTGCCCCGACTGTGGTAAAAGGTTCCTCTCCCTGGGAGACCTGAAGAGACACCAGCAGAGCTTCTCCGAGGAGAGACCGTACAGCTGCTCCGAGTGCAGGAAGAGTTTCACCCAGCCGGGGTTCCTAAGGGCACACCAGAGGACACACACCGGGGTAAAAGGTTACCGCTGCCCCTACTGTCACAAGGACTTCTTCACTGCCTCCAGTCTGAGGAGACACAGGAAGCAGGTGCATGCGGAAGAGACCGTCACGCTGCCCCCTAGTGGTGGACTCCAGCTGTCACATGCTGGAGAGAGCCTGGGTCAAGCTGAAGCTGGTGTACCAGGACTGAAGGTCatagtgaaggaggaggaggatccTGCTTTTG GAAACAGTTCCAACAACCACCACTCTGAGACTACTGAGGAGAGTCTCCCTGCAGCCGTAGAGCATAAACAGCAACACCATAAACAGCATCACAGCTGTCACAGAAGAGCCCACCCCTGCCCTGTGTGTGGAAAGGAGTTTCCCATTGCATACAAGCTACAAGTCCATATGAGAatccacactggagagaagccttactcctgctctgtgtGTGGGAAGAGCTTCGCCCAGAAGGGGAGCCTGACGCTCCACCAGATCGttcacaccggagagaaaccttacTCCTGCCCCGACTGCGGGAACACCTTCTCCCAGATGatcag CCTGAAGAGACACCAACTGCTGCACACGGGAGAGAGACCGTACCGCTGCTCCGAGTGTGGGAGAAGCTACACCCAGCAGAGAAACCTGAG GGCCCACCAGCTGAAGCACACAGCAGAGAGACTTCACCGCTGCTCTGTGTGTGGGAAGAGCTTCTTCACACCCTCAGGACTCAGGGATCACCAGAG gtctcacacaggagagaaaccattcctctgctctgtgtgtgggaAGAGCTTCTCACGGCCTGGTCTCCTGAGAGAACACCAGCAGACTCACACAGGAGATGGTGGACAGGTGGAGCGAAACCGCAGCAAG GACCCTGGTGACCGATCGAGCCCCAAACCCAAAGAGTCCCTTGGTAAAATTCTGGGACTGAAAAAGGGGACGGAGGCGAGAGAAGAGGATGAGGAACTTGGTGGTTTGATTAATTCCGACGGAGAGGAAATTGGTCACGATTCTCTTTCTA GAAAAAGCCCTGTCCCAGTCTTTGTTAGCGGTGAGATTCCCTCGACATCAGCAGAACCTGAACAACACCAACAAATCCAGGAGAAACGATGCAGAACCAAGAAGCCTCACCTCTGCTCGGTGTGTGGAAAGGAGTTCCCTAAACCATCGAAGCTAGTTGCACATCTCCGCACACACAGTGGAGAGAAACCCTTCCGCTGCTCCGTGTGCGGTAGAGGTTTCTCCACAGGGGGTATCACCCTACAGAGACACCTtctgacacacacaggggagaaaccttaccactgctctgtCTGTGGGAAGAGGTTCATCCAGCGAGGGAATCTGTTAAAACACCAGAAGgtacacaccggagagaaaccttacTCCTGCTCCGTGTGTGGACGGAGTTTCCCTCGATTTGAGCGTCTGAAGGACCACCAGCGgacacatacaggagagaaacctcaatCTTGCGATGTCTGTGGGATGAGGTTCTCCTACGCGTCCTCCCTCAAG GTCCATCGAAGAATGCACACCGGGGAGAGACCTTACCAGTGCTCTGTCTGTGGGGAGAGCTTCAACTCAACAGCAAACCTGAGGAAACACAGACAGTCCCACACTGGAGATAATGGGTCTGCTACCATGAAGAGGGGTCGGCTCCTGAGGTCGTCCCACACTGGAGAGGGGTCTGCTGCTGTTACTGGAGGATTTCAGACTGCTGGAGGTGACGCTCAG GGAACCGTCGTCAAAGATAAACGCTCTCTTGGTCCTGACCAAGGCCACGGTGAAGGCTGCTGTCAAACATCTACCTTATATATCCATagtaaagaagaggaggaggaggaggaagtgggtGGTTTGATCAATTCCGAAGGAGAAGAAGTTAATTGGGATTACCTCA GTCCTGGATCTACAGCATTGCAGGGCCCGAAGTCAGTTTCTGAAAAGTTTGAGAACCAAGTTGAAGATGAAGAAGATGGTGATGATGTGGAAGAAGAGAAAATTGGTGGTCTGATCAATTCAGACGGAGAAGAAATTGGTTGGGATCGTCATCGTATCA GACAGAGTGTCAGGCGTCCTTCTGACAGCGAGGAGAGTCCCTCCGCATCAGGAGAACCTGAACAACACCaggagaatcacaacaacaccaaGACCAAGTCTCACCACTGCTTTAGATGTGGGAAAGACTTTGCCAACATCTCTAACCTACGGCGACACCAGAAGAGACACTCAG AAGAGAGTTCCGAACACAGATCCGACAGCGAAGCCAGCAAGTCCCACTGCTGCCCAGAATGTGGAAGAGACTGTAAGAAGCTATCAGCTCTACATAAACACATGaagatccacacaggagagaagccgtaccCTTGCTCCGTGTGTGGGAAACAGTTCCGTGAAAGAACAGCCCTCCGAGACCACCAGAAAGTGCACACGAGAGAAAAACCTTACCCTTGCCCCGACTGTGGGAAAAGGTTTGCTCACTCAGGAGCTATGAAGAGACACCTGCTGACGCACACCGGAGAAaaaccttactcctgctctgtgtGTGGGAGGAGCTACACCCAGATAGGGCGACTGAGAGAACACGAGCGAACACACAG cgAGGAGAAACACGACTGTTCCATCTGTTGGAGGAGCTTCTCCAAAGCTACGGCCCTCGTCGCTCACTTCAG GACCcacactggagagagaccctACAGCTGTGAGGAGTGTGGGAAGAGCTACGTACGAACCCAGAACCTCCGAGCCCATCAGAGGAAAAGTCACAACAGCTCAGTACCAAACCCTGGGACTGGGACAGGGCAAGACCTGGCTGCAGGGGTGAAGAGTGAAGAGGATTCTGTTAGTATCAGTGATGAAGAGGAGAAGGAGTTGATGCTGGCAGGGTGGAGGAAAACGACGACTAGCCTTACACATTAG